The sequence below is a genomic window from Ipomoea triloba cultivar NCNSP0323 chromosome 10, ASM357664v1.
AACacgtctcacatattgagtgtatattgtcaaataaattaattgtagttgaataataatgatactttagtagTGATGCAATGAAACTATCCTATATTGTGTATAGAATGCAGTTGAATATCATATTTcacatattgaatgtatatatattattgtcaaATCAACTGTAATTGcgctataatgaaattataatatggataaaatgaaattgaataatgaGAGAGGTTGCTACATGAACCATAACAaaattagtaataaaaaaagtttaaacgacgtcgtttttctATCCGGTTCACGTTGCTACGTGAATCACGATCTACactaaaatttgtcaaataaataATGCACCCAACTCCTACATTCCTACACAATCCTATGGGAATTGAAACCTCAACCATGCATATTGCGGCCAGGACCTGCGTTCGTTACTTCTTCAATTTGTGCACTAAAATTTGACAACAGTACGTACAGTGGATCTTAGGATGCCTGCAAATTCTAAGAATGTCTGCAAAATGGAAATCTACATACTAGTATgtatgttcattttttaaaaaattacattataatCGAAAATGACATGCATTATTGTTGCGGGCGTCAATTTGTACCCTTCATAGATTGAATTGGGTCATGTAGAATGTTCTGGTACaactaaaaatgtatttttagatTGTATATGGTACAAATTAGCACCAAAAcggataatttttatttttacaaaatttatgtaAAATCTTATCTTGTATACATAAAAAATCCAACGAATGAATGAACTTTATCCGGTTCAAATTTAGTAATTGTATTGAGAAAGGGCCCACTTCATAATTACATAACCATATGAATAATAtgatgaaaaataaagtaaatatagatggagttaaaaatataattaaaaaagtgCGATGAAACTGTGAGCTGTCAACCAAACCTTGGAATTCTACGTACAAAAATAGTATACTGTTTGGGGTACCCCTGGTCTGAAAAACAGTTTGGTAATGTGAatggaggggtaattttgtctatAAGCATAGATTGGATAATTTGGTAATATATGGCAGAATGTAATGGCAAATTAATAAAGCACATCCTATATAACAGCGTGAATTAAGTTGGACAGGACAGGACAGGACAGTCTCATTTCACACACAAGTAACGATAACATACAGCAACGCCAAAGCATAGTCGCTGCAATTTCCATTCCTTGACAACAAGTAACGTACTTGATGGCTATGGCTAATTTGAAGATGGTAGGCTCGATAGATCTATCTATCTCGTTTAATTTAGTATAATTTCATTGATTGtatgtgaatatataatataatggatgaattgaataatatatatgcatggtGCGTGGGTGGTTAGGCGGCGGAAAAGgcgagggcggggatgtgggtGACGGATGAATGCAAGAATTCGTTCATGGAGATGAAGTGGAAGAAGGTGCACAGGTACATAGTTTTCAAGTTTGAGGAGGAGTCAGGGATGCTGAGGTTGAAGGTGGAGAAGGTGGGCGGAGCCGGTGAAAGCTATGAGGATCTGGCGGCGTCTCTCCCCAAAGACGACTGCCGATACGCCGTCTTTGATTTCGACTTCGTCACCCTCGATAATTGCCGGAAAAGCAAGATCTTCTTCATTGCATGGTTTGTTTGTTtcattaatttcatttcttgcagCAGGCATTTGGATTTTGgatggtaaaataattaattaatataatataatgcatggtACGTACGTACGTGGTGCAGGGCGCCAGCGGAATCAAGAGTCCGGGCAAAAATGGTTTATGCAACCTCCAAAGATGGACTGAGGAGAGCTCTGGAAGGGATTCACTATGAAGTTCAAGCAACAGACCCAACGGAGATGGGAATGGATGTCATCAACCAAAgattaatcaaataatcatcCATCCAATTACTTCCATCTATTTATCATAACTCCCATGCATCCGTCTTTAACACCCTaccattaaatatatatatatatatatactttgacataataatgcaatatctgtcgttatatacataaatataatcaaCAAAATAGATAGCTagattattactagtattactcTAGTTGAACTGTACTAGCTATATATAGTAATTAGTCCCAATAGTTTTACTATTACTAttgctatatatgtatgtttcatattttgattAGTTAATTATCAAACTAATGAGAATtgttcaatcaaaatatgttATGTATGTGGGGTTTAATTTGTCATgaaagtgtgtatatatattgttttgcTATATTGGGCTATCACTACATACAGCAGAATAGCAGCATCATGTAGACCAATTGCACTTCATATAGTCAATGGTACGGTAGACGCCCACTTGGATCTATCACTCACTTAATTACCACCAATTCAAGCAAGCCATTGCTGCTGCAATGTCTCACTCTCACATGACTGACTACTACTAAATGGGTTGGGCCAATAAAATTGTATACTCTTTTCAAATATGAATTGAAGACCCAAACGCTCCACTTTAAGCTAGCTCTATGAATTATGATCCCATCCATGTGTACTGTTATATCCtgcaacatatacatatactatattattaaaataaacaaacagtATGTAGTTgagattaaatattattaagtaGTACAAAATTTGaggtatataattatttatttattgcagtGTGAGTGTGGAGTGTTGGTTG
It includes:
- the LOC116032922 gene encoding actin-depolymerizing factor 5-like, translating into MAMANLKMAAEKARAGMWVTDECKNSFMEMKWKKVHRYIVFKFEEESGMLRLKVEKVGGAGESYEDLAASLPKDDCRYAVFDFDFVTLDNCRKSKIFFIAWAPAESRVRAKMVYATSKDGLRRALEGIHYEVQATDPTEMGMDVINQRLIK